A region from the Triticum aestivum cultivar Chinese Spring chromosome 3D, IWGSC CS RefSeq v2.1, whole genome shotgun sequence genome encodes:
- the LOC123077928 gene encoding vegetative cell wall protein gp1, giving the protein MHTRTRGLAFYPYEYDAAAAAAARDLSGHPLISTSIAPPHLLPRPAPPHRALPAPCPPSSHVAGPPPLFAARRRTVYRRRALPPPTPSARLLLPQVPSHPRPTTAGDPRRPSTAGAARRSGDGSPRLCHHGAIGTPPRCFHLHIDFPNPAGFASSHFFPAHSARRRTHPLISTTPTPNDDAIHVGRGGGRSIASTHAKSKLQFTLEYAVQEKTHRIQFESVQTASRHCW; this is encoded by the coding sequence ATGCACACACGAACACGAGGGCTCGCCTTCTATCCGTACGAGTacgacgccgccgctgccgcggccGCACGCGACCTCTCCGGCCATCCGCTGATCTCCACCTCCATCGCACCGCCCCACCTCCTGCCACGCCCCGCCCCGCCTCACCGCGCGCTGCCGGCCCCCTGCCCCCCATCGTCGCACGTCGCCGGCCCTCCGCCCCTCTTTGCCGCGCGTCGCCGGACCGTCTACCGTCGCCGCGCGCTGCCACCGCCTACCCCATCAGCGCGTCTACTCCTACCCCAAGTGCCCTCACACCCGCGGCCTACCACCGCCGGCGACCCGCGGCGGCCTTCCACCGCCGGCGCCGCTCGACGCAGCGGCGACGGATCCCCCCGCCTCTGCCACCATGGCGCCATCGGGACTCCTCCTCGCTGCTTCCACCTCCACATTGATTTCCCCAACCCCGCAGGCTTCGCCTCCAGCCACTTCTTCCCGGCGCACTCTGCCCGCCGTCGGACCCATCCGCTGATCTCCACTACCCCAACACCCAATGACGATGCAATCCATGTTGGCAGAGGAGGAGGTCGTTCAATCGCCTCAACTCATGCCAAGAGCAAACTGCAATTCACCTTGGAATATGCAGTGCAAGAGAAGACACATCGAATACAGTTTGAATCAGTTCAGACAGCCAGCCGCCATTGTTGGTGA